In a genomic window of Pelotomaculum thermopropionicum SI:
- the BisC gene encoding anaerobic dehydrogenases, typically selenocysteine-containing, whose translation MTNSFTDYKNSDVFLIIGANPAENHPQVMRFIGMAREKRGAKVIVVDPRFTKTASKADIYAPIRPGTDIAFLYGIINYALENNLYFHDYVVNYTNASYLISPDYSFNDGVFSGLVEKDGVLSYDTKSWQYQMDGDSIRKDPTLQNPNCVFQILKRHAARYDIKTVCKITGTPEDVFRKVCELYCSTGKPDKAGNLIYAMGITQHSYGSQNVRATAILQLLLGNIGIAGGGVNAQRGESNVQGSTDQAMLYHYLPGYNPMFNAAAHPTLKDYIEKETPKTSYWSNRPKFIISMLKAWFGEKATKENDFCFDWVPKHTGKDHSHMAIFQAMAEGKIKGFFAWGQNPAVGGPLASAERKAFENLDWMVVVDLFETETAAFWKRPGANPADIKTEVFLLPTAFSYEKEGTVANSSRWIQWRWKAVEPPGQAKSDLWIADRLMKAIRKEYQAGGKFPEPILNMVWNYDTPGHDEPDITKVAREMNGYMVADGTLLDSFAKLKDDGSTACGIWIYAGYMYVDPQLKVPASQRRSREDKSGLGIFPKWAFAWPANRRIVYNRNSCDPSGRPWDPNRMLVSWDGTQWITNDVPDFTFKDANTGAFIPPEVSAANSFIMNVEGQGRLFAPTGMKDGPLPEHYEPVESPVKNILSKQQNNPVAARYRGVFAKVAQPGTAEFPYIATTHRLVEHYQSGAVTRCCPTLTELMPEMFVTISPGLAAKLGIQPGDTVVVVSARGEIKCKANVMPIVKPLKVNGSETEIVCLPWHWGYQGLAPGSTANDLTPAVGDPNTMIPEYKAFLCNIRKA comes from the coding sequence ATGACGAATTCGTTTACCGATTATAAAAACTCAGATGTGTTTTTAATCATCGGAGCCAACCCGGCCGAAAACCACCCCCAAGTCATGCGTTTTATTGGAATGGCCAGGGAAAAAAGAGGGGCCAAAGTAATAGTGGTTGATCCGAGGTTCACCAAAACCGCTTCCAAGGCTGACATTTATGCCCCGATACGGCCTGGCACCGATATTGCTTTTCTTTACGGCATAATAAATTACGCTCTTGAAAACAATCTCTACTTCCACGATTATGTGGTCAATTACACGAACGCTTCTTATCTGATTAGCCCGGATTACAGCTTTAACGACGGGGTCTTTTCAGGGCTGGTGGAGAAAGACGGCGTTTTAAGCTACGACACAAAGAGCTGGCAATACCAGATGGACGGCGACAGCATCAGAAAAGACCCGACCCTCCAGAATCCAAACTGCGTGTTCCAGATTTTAAAAAGGCATGCGGCCCGCTACGACATTAAAACGGTCTGCAAGATTACGGGCACCCCTGAAGACGTGTTCAGGAAGGTCTGTGAGCTTTATTGCTCAACCGGCAAGCCCGACAAGGCCGGCAACCTGATTTACGCCATGGGGATTACCCAGCACAGCTACGGTTCCCAAAACGTCCGGGCAACTGCCATCCTTCAGTTGTTGCTGGGTAACATCGGCATTGCCGGCGGAGGAGTCAACGCCCAGCGGGGCGAATCGAACGTGCAAGGCTCAACAGACCAGGCCATGCTGTATCATTACCTGCCAGGTTACAACCCCATGTTCAACGCTGCAGCGCACCCAACCTTAAAGGACTATATAGAAAAGGAAACTCCTAAAACAAGCTACTGGTCCAACAGGCCCAAGTTTATAATCAGCATGCTTAAAGCCTGGTTTGGCGAAAAGGCAACAAAGGAGAATGACTTCTGCTTTGACTGGGTACCCAAGCATACCGGTAAAGATCATTCCCACATGGCTATTTTCCAGGCTATGGCAGAAGGAAAGATTAAGGGCTTTTTTGCCTGGGGTCAAAACCCTGCCGTTGGCGGTCCCCTTGCTTCTGCAGAGCGCAAGGCTTTTGAGAATCTGGACTGGATGGTCGTGGTCGATCTCTTTGAAACGGAAACGGCGGCCTTCTGGAAGCGCCCCGGAGCCAACCCGGCTGACATAAAAACCGAGGTTTTCCTTTTACCCACTGCTTTCTCTTATGAAAAAGAGGGAACGGTGGCCAACAGCTCGCGCTGGATCCAGTGGCGCTGGAAGGCAGTGGAGCCGCCCGGGCAGGCCAAAAGTGACCTGTGGATTGCCGACCGCCTGATGAAGGCCATCCGCAAGGAATACCAGGCCGGAGGCAAATTCCCCGAACCCATTTTAAACATGGTCTGGAATTACGACACGCCCGGCCACGATGAACCTGATATCACCAAAGTTGCCAGGGAAATGAACGGCTATATGGTGGCGGACGGCACCTTGCTCGATTCATTCGCCAAGCTCAAGGACGACGGCTCCACAGCCTGCGGCATATGGATTTATGCCGGCTACATGTACGTCGATCCGCAGTTGAAAGTGCCGGCCAGCCAGCGGCGCAGCCGCGAGGACAAGAGCGGCCTGGGAATTTTCCCCAAATGGGCCTTTGCCTGGCCTGCCAACCGACGCATCGTGTATAACCGGAATTCCTGCGACCCGTCGGGCAGGCCCTGGGATCCGAACCGGATGCTGGTATCCTGGGACGGAACGCAGTGGATAACCAACGACGTTCCCGACTTTACATTTAAAGACGCCAACACCGGTGCCTTTATCCCGCCGGAAGTCTCGGCCGCCAATTCCTTCATCATGAATGTGGAAGGACAGGGACGCCTGTTTGCCCCTACCGGCATGAAGGACGGCCCCCTTCCTGAGCACTACGAGCCGGTGGAAAGCCCGGTCAAAAATATTCTCAGCAAGCAGCAGAACAACCCCGTTGCGGCCAGGTACAGGGGCGTATTTGCAAAGGTGGCGCAACCAGGCACGGCGGAATTCCCCTACATTGCCACCACCCACCGTCTGGTGGAGCACTACCAGAGCGGTGCCGTGACCAGGTGCTGCCCGACCTTGACCGAACTGATGCCGGAGATGTTTGTCACCATATCGCCCGGTCTGGCTGCAAAGCTGGGCATCCAGCCGGGAGACACAGTAGTGGTGGTTTCTGCGCGCGGTGAGATCAAATGCAAGGCCAACGTAATGCCCATAGTGAAGCCGCTCAAAGTGAACGGCTCAGAAACGGAAATCGTCTGCCTGCCGTGGCACTGGGGATATCAAGGTCTGGCCCCGGGCAGCACGGCCAACGACTTGACACCTGCAGTAGGGGATCCCAACACCATGATTCCCGAATACAAAGCTTTCCTGTGTAATATAAGGAAGGCTTAA
- the HybA gene encoding Fe-S-cluster-containing hydrogenase components 1, which produces MSKGVLVDIPRCIGCRSCVVSCKTWNDLPSQPSTFSNNWDSPGRTNADTWTAVTYHIVEQGDQIKWRFVKRQCMHCNEPACESACFTHSFVKTKEGAVIYKPTEVKQDYCVGCRYCMIACPFGVPSFQWDKAFPFVQKCRFCYDRMKDDLEPACVTSCPTGALKFGDKQELLAEAWSRINKNPGYVKQVYGEKEYGGTSWMYISDVPFNLLGFRTEAFGKPVSQKSIPSYTWDVLKWTPYIFFGWGAILTAMRLYTKRRAEVHDEAEMYAPVEE; this is translated from the coding sequence ATGTCAAAGGGTGTACTGGTGGATATCCCCAGGTGCATCGGTTGCCGCAGCTGCGTGGTGTCCTGCAAAACCTGGAACGACCTGCCCTCCCAGCCCAGTACTTTCAGCAACAACTGGGACAGCCCGGGAAGAACAAATGCCGACACCTGGACGGCGGTAACCTACCATATAGTAGAACAGGGCGATCAAATTAAATGGCGCTTCGTGAAAAGGCAGTGCATGCATTGCAACGAGCCTGCCTGCGAATCGGCCTGCTTTACCCACTCTTTTGTCAAAACAAAGGAAGGAGCGGTTATCTATAAACCAACCGAAGTAAAGCAGGACTACTGCGTGGGCTGCCGTTACTGCATGATTGCTTGCCCCTTCGGCGTGCCTTCTTTCCAGTGGGACAAGGCATTTCCCTTTGTTCAGAAGTGCCGTTTCTGTTACGACCGCATGAAAGACGATCTGGAGCCGGCTTGCGTAACATCCTGCCCTACCGGTGCCCTGAAGTTCGGCGACAAGCAGGAACTTCTTGCCGAAGCCTGGAGCAGGATCAACAAAAACCCAGGTTATGTTAAGCAAGTATACGGGGAAAAGGAATACGGAGGCACCTCCTGGATGTATATCTCCGACGTTCCCTTTAATTTGCTGGGCTTCAGAACGGAGGCTTTCGGCAAGCCCGTCTCCCAAAAGTCCATCCCGTCCTATACCTGGGACGTGCTCAAGTGGACTCCTTACATCTTTTTTGGATGGGGCGCCATCCTGACCGCCATGCGCCTGTATACCAAGAGACGCGCCGAGGTGCATGACGAAGCGGAAATGTACGCACCCGTCGAGGAATAG
- the NrfD gene encoding polysulphide reductase (Transmembrane regions, NrfD perticipates in the transfer of electrons): protein MYRERKWKFKITPFRLLLFAFVAIAAAASIYRFVYGLGSVTNLNDDWPWGLWIGFDLLCGIALAGGGFSTALIVHVLHKDKYLPIARAALLTSLIGYIIAMVSLFLDIGRWFNFWRPFFYWGYHSVLFEVFWCISLYTTVQVLEFGEIFFEKVHCPPLKKILHATMPFWLIIGIVLPTLHQSSLGSLFIVAVDRLNPLWWSMLIPFFFVWSAFFLGPAMVTIEGTLAARAYGRSPELPVFESLTKVTLWMMIIYFIVKVGDLAYRGVLSMAFNGSFESNMFLIEMIVFVLLPIIMYAVPSIRTKLWGVVTASVLVVAGVIFNRMNVVFTGYANSVSSSYFPSIWEWLITIGMWSALVLIYCFVVENFPILPKEEHAHGAGASYGSGFHA, encoded by the coding sequence ATGTACAGGGAAAGAAAGTGGAAATTTAAAATTACCCCCTTCAGGCTGCTTCTGTTCGCCTTCGTGGCCATTGCCGCTGCAGCTTCCATCTACCGTTTTGTCTACGGCCTGGGGTCGGTGACCAATCTTAACGACGATTGGCCATGGGGTTTATGGATCGGTTTTGACCTGCTTTGCGGCATCGCCCTGGCAGGCGGCGGCTTCAGCACGGCTTTAATCGTCCACGTGCTGCACAAGGATAAGTACCTGCCAATTGCCCGGGCAGCCCTTCTGACCTCGCTTATAGGTTATATCATCGCCATGGTCAGCCTCTTCCTGGACATCGGTAGATGGTTTAACTTCTGGCGCCCGTTCTTTTACTGGGGCTATCACTCCGTGCTGTTTGAAGTGTTCTGGTGCATTTCCCTTTATACCACGGTCCAGGTACTGGAATTCGGCGAAATCTTCTTTGAAAAGGTGCACTGCCCTCCTCTGAAAAAGATATTGCACGCGACCATGCCCTTCTGGCTCATCATCGGCATTGTGCTGCCAACCCTGCACCAGTCGTCCCTGGGCTCACTGTTCATAGTGGCCGTTGACAGGCTGAACCCGCTGTGGTGGTCCATGCTCATTCCGTTCTTCTTTGTCTGGTCCGCCTTCTTCCTGGGCCCGGCCATGGTCACCATTGAGGGAACCCTGGCGGCGCGGGCCTACGGCAGGTCTCCCGAACTACCGGTCTTTGAAAGCCTGACCAAAGTCACCCTGTGGATGATGATCATTTATTTCATAGTAAAAGTAGGAGACCTGGCCTACCGGGGCGTGCTTTCAATGGCGTTCAACGGGTCGTTTGAGAGCAACATGTTCCTGATTGAAATGATCGTATTCGTCCTGCTGCCAATCATAATGTACGCCGTCCCGTCCATCCGCACCAAGCTGTGGGGAGTCGTCACCGCTTCGGTTCTGGTGGTAGCCGGCGTTATCTTTAACCGGATGAACGTGGTCTTCACCGGGTATGCCAACAGCGTAAGCAGCAGTTACTTCCCGAGCATCTGGGAATGGCTGATCACCATCGGCATGTGGAGCGCCCTGGTGCTGATCTATTGTTTTGTTGTAGAAAACTTCCCCATCCTGCCCAAGGAAGAGCACGCCCACGGAGCCGGCGCATCATACGGAAGTGGCTTTCATGCCTGA
- the TatA gene encoding Sec-independent protein secretion pathway components, translated as MFPNLGMPELILIMVFALVIFGPRKLPEIGRSMGKALSEFRRASLSGMESLRGAVEESREEGKKDSGRAVPDDIRR; from the coding sequence ATGTTTCCCAATCTAGGCATGCCTGAATTAATCTTGATTATGGTATTTGCTCTGGTTATTTTCGGGCCGCGCAAGCTGCCCGAAATAGGGAGGTCCATGGGAAAGGCCTTAAGCGAGTTTCGCAGGGCTTCCCTGTCCGGCATGGAGAGCTTGAGAGGGGCGGTTGAAGAGAGCCGGGAAGAAGGCAAAAAGGATTCTGGCCGGGCTGTACCGGACGATATAAGAAGATAA
- a CDS encoding predicted GTPase codes for MDIHWYPGHMAKARRQVKEDLRLADVVIEVLDARIPASSRNPDIGKIAGSKPRLIVLNKSDLADPVLTGRWMDYFKKAGYEAADVDSVSGRGVREIPGLVEQLAAPKIASLANAGRRPRAARCMVLGIPNVGKSFLINKLVGRRVVKTGSSPGVTRGKQWVRLTGNLELMDTPGILRPRLDDPVTAFHLAVTGAVKEEVFNLEKVAGRLLKWLMENYPDAIRERYRLEDLPEEPEEMLNAIGARRGYFMSGGAVDLIRSSRAVLKEFREGKMGRFTLEKPPQSI; via the coding sequence ATGGATATTCACTGGTACCCTGGCCATATGGCAAAGGCCAGGCGGCAGGTAAAGGAAGATCTCAGGCTGGCCGACGTGGTGATTGAGGTTCTGGATGCCAGAATTCCGGCCAGCAGCCGTAATCCTGACATAGGTAAAATAGCAGGCAGCAAGCCCCGGCTTATTGTGCTGAACAAGTCCGACCTGGCTGATCCGGTCCTGACCGGGCGCTGGATGGATTACTTTAAGAAGGCCGGTTATGAAGCGGCGGACGTTGATTCGGTGAGCGGCAGGGGGGTGCGTGAAATTCCCGGTCTTGTTGAACAGCTTGCTGCTCCGAAAATTGCATCACTGGCAAACGCCGGCAGGCGGCCGAGGGCTGCCCGCTGTATGGTGCTGGGTATTCCCAATGTGGGCAAGTCGTTTTTAATAAACAAACTGGTGGGCCGGCGGGTTGTAAAGACCGGCAGCAGCCCGGGAGTGACCAGGGGCAAACAGTGGGTCCGTTTGACCGGCAACCTGGAGTTAATGGATACTCCCGGCATTCTCCGGCCAAGGCTGGACGATCCGGTGACCGCCTTCCACCTGGCGGTAACCGGGGCCGTCAAGGAGGAGGTTTTCAACCTGGAGAAAGTTGCCGGCAGGCTCTTAAAATGGCTGATGGAAAACTATCCTGATGCCATCCGGGAGCGCTACAGGCTGGAGGATTTGCCGGAAGAGCCTGAAGAAATGCTAAATGCGATTGGGGCCAGACGGGGCTATTTCATGTCAGGAGGGGCTGTAGACTTGATAAGGTCTTCCCGGGCCGTTTTGAAGGAATTCCGGGAAGGTAAGATGGGGCGGTTTACGCTGGAAAAACCACCGCAGTCAATATAA
- the LepB gene encoding signal peptidase I — protein sequence MDREGLKEVHEGQKEEVKKKGRRPLFAEIFESVAIAVVLAVVIRLFVLEPFYIPSGSMEPTLKENDRIIVSKLNYRFQEPKRGDIVVFKFPRDPKRNFVKRLIAVGGETVALKDGHLYINGQAVPEDYLPPGLRFSDYGPREVPEGCYFMLGDNRNNSDDSRVWGFLPENLIVGKAVLIYWPLDRIGIVH from the coding sequence GTGGATCGGGAAGGCCTGAAAGAAGTACACGAAGGGCAGAAAGAGGAAGTCAAAAAGAAAGGCAGGCGCCCTCTTTTTGCCGAGATTTTTGAGTCTGTGGCCATTGCTGTGGTGCTGGCCGTGGTTATCCGGCTGTTTGTCCTGGAGCCTTTTTACATACCTTCCGGCTCGATGGAGCCTACTTTGAAGGAAAACGACCGGATCATAGTAAGCAAGTTAAACTATCGCTTTCAGGAGCCCAAACGGGGGGATATTGTGGTTTTCAAGTTTCCCCGGGATCCAAAGCGGAACTTTGTGAAAAGGCTTATCGCCGTTGGCGGAGAGACCGTTGCCTTGAAAGACGGCCACCTGTATATTAACGGTCAGGCGGTGCCGGAGGATTACCTGCCGCCGGGTCTTAGGTTCAGCGACTACGGACCGAGGGAAGTGCCAGAGGGCTGTTACTTCATGCTGGGCGATAACCGGAACAACAGCGACGACAGCAGGGTGTGGGGTTTTCTGCCGGAAAATTTGATTGTCGGCAAGGCGGTGCTCATCTACTGGCCGTTGGACAGGATTGGCATTGTCCATTAA
- the RplS gene encoding ribosomal protein L19, translating into MNLIHSLEQEQAKKNIVKFGPGDTVRVHVKVVEGGRERIQVFEGVVIRRRGGGLSETFTVRRVSYGVGVERTFPLHSPRIERIEVVRKGKVRRARLYYLRGLRGKAARIQDKR; encoded by the coding sequence GTGAACCTCATCCACTCACTTGAACAGGAACAGGCCAAAAAGAATATTGTTAAGTTTGGCCCCGGCGATACCGTACGAGTGCATGTTAAGGTTGTTGAGGGCGGCCGGGAAAGAATCCAGGTTTTTGAAGGCGTTGTAATCAGGCGCAGAGGCGGTGGCTTGAGCGAAACTTTTACCGTTCGCAGGGTCTCTTACGGGGTAGGGGTTGAAAGGACATTTCCGCTTCATTCCCCCAGGATTGAACGTATAGAGGTTGTCAGAAAGGGCAAGGTTCGCCGGGCACGGTTGTACTACCTGCGCGGACTGCGGGGCAAGGCTGCCCGAATTCAAGATAAGAGGTAG
- the TrmD gene encoding tRNA-(guanine-N1)-methyltransferase, which yields MKIDILTLFPEMFAGPFSSSILKRAQERGLVEIGLINIRDFSTNKHHTVDDAPYGGGAGMVMGPEALFGAVEHVARKYGSKPGRVVLMCPQGIPFTQAYAADLAREETIVLVCGHYEGIDERVREALVTDEISIGDYVLTGGELPAMVVVDAVARLVPGVLGEALSVMEESFSNGLLEYPHFTRPREFRGLKVPEVLLSGHHEEIRKWRRRQSLLRTLERRPEMLKQAGLTREDREILKELLASLNELDLS from the coding sequence GTGAAAATTGACATATTGACCCTTTTCCCGGAGATGTTCGCAGGGCCTTTTTCCTCCAGTATCCTGAAAAGGGCGCAAGAGCGCGGTCTGGTTGAGATCGGCCTGATCAATATCCGCGATTTCTCCACCAACAAGCACCATACTGTGGACGACGCCCCTTATGGCGGGGGGGCGGGCATGGTGATGGGGCCGGAAGCCCTTTTTGGAGCGGTTGAGCACGTTGCCCGCAAGTACGGATCAAAACCGGGGCGGGTGGTGCTGATGTGCCCGCAGGGTATTCCCTTCACCCAGGCTTATGCTGCTGACCTGGCCAGGGAAGAAACCATTGTGCTGGTTTGCGGTCATTATGAAGGTATAGACGAAAGGGTGCGGGAGGCGCTGGTTACCGATGAAATTTCCATCGGGGATTACGTTCTTACCGGCGGAGAACTTCCTGCAATGGTTGTGGTGGATGCAGTGGCACGGCTGGTTCCGGGAGTGCTGGGGGAGGCTCTTTCAGTAATGGAAGAATCGTTTTCTAACGGCCTGCTGGAGTACCCCCATTTTACCAGGCCCAGGGAATTCCGCGGACTTAAGGTGCCGGAAGTATTGCTGAGCGGGCACCATGAGGAAATCAGAAAATGGCGGCGGAGGCAGTCCCTGTTGCGCACGTTGGAGCGCCGCCCCGAAATGCTTAAACAGGCTGGATTAACCCGGGAAGACAGGGAAATATTAAAAGAGTTGCTCGCCAGCCTGAATGAACTGGATTTAAGTTGA
- the RimM gene encoding RimM protein, required for 16S rRNA processing produces the protein MHESYIRIGKILKTQGNRGAVRVLPLTDYPERFKNMSRVQVSLKGFRTFFTVGEVYHHKNFIIIKFKEIESMAAAEKLKGAFLEVGRDELVPLPEDRFYIFDIIGLKVYDTGGRNLGRVTDVLQTGANDVYVVDTGGKPLLIPALKQVVKSVNLTEGKMVVELPEGLEEL, from the coding sequence ATGCATGAGAGTTATATCAGGATCGGCAAGATCCTTAAAACTCAGGGCAATCGCGGGGCCGTGAGGGTATTGCCCCTTACCGACTACCCGGAGCGTTTTAAAAACATGAGCCGCGTCCAGGTTTCTCTCAAGGGTTTCAGAACCTTTTTTACCGTTGGAGAAGTTTACCACCACAAAAACTTTATTATTATTAAATTTAAAGAAATAGAAAGCATGGCCGCCGCTGAAAAACTAAAAGGGGCGTTCCTGGAAGTCGGCCGGGACGAACTTGTTCCACTGCCCGAAGACAGATTTTATATTTTCGATATCATTGGCCTTAAAGTGTACGATACGGGCGGGAGAAACCTGGGCAGGGTGACCGATGTCCTCCAGACCGGGGCTAATGACGTATACGTCGTGGATACGGGGGGCAAGCCCCTTCTAATTCCTGCTCTCAAGCAGGTAGTCAAATCGGTTAACCTGACTGAAGGCAAGATGGTAGTTGAGCTGCCGGAAGGGTTGGAGGAGCTGTGA
- a CDS encoding predicted RNA binding protein (contains KH domain), giving the protein MKQLVEILAKALVDQPEKVVVDMIEKDKSIVIELKVAPEDMGKVIGKQGRIARAIRTVVKAAATRQKKKVVVEII; this is encoded by the coding sequence ATGAAACAACTTGTGGAAATCCTGGCCAAAGCCCTTGTTGACCAGCCTGAAAAAGTAGTTGTCGATATGATTGAAAAAGACAAGTCTATAGTCATTGAGCTAAAAGTAGCCCCGGAGGATATGGGTAAAGTAATCGGCAAGCAGGGCCGCATTGCCAGGGCTATACGAACTGTGGTTAAGGCTGCCGCAACCAGGCAGAAGAAAAAGGTTGTGGTTGAAATAATTTGA
- the RpsP gene encoding ribosomal protein S16 encodes MAVKIRLRRMGAKKAPFYRIVVADSRSPRDGRFIEEIGYYDPLKKPAVINVNAERALDWLKKGAQLSDTAKALLTKAGVLKKTAGEGQ; translated from the coding sequence GTGGCTGTTAAAATTCGCTTGAGGAGAATGGGTGCCAAGAAGGCACCGTTTTACCGCATAGTGGTTGCCGATTCCCGTTCTCCGCGGGACGGCAGGTTTATTGAGGAAATAGGCTATTACGATCCCCTTAAAAAACCGGCGGTAATTAACGTCAATGCGGAGAGGGCCCTGGACTGGCTGAAAAAAGGAGCACAGCTTTCCGATACGGCCAAAGCCCTGCTCACCAAAGCCGGGGTTTTGAAAAAGACAGCGGGAGAGGGTCAATAG
- the Ffh gene encoding signal recognition particle GTPase yields MVFAGLSERLQETFRKLRGKGRLTEADVNEALREVRMALLEADVNFKVVKDFIARIKEKAVGQELIESLNPAQHVVKVVHGELVALMGGSNSKINMAPKPPTVIMMVGLNGAGKTTTSAKLANYLRKQGRRPLLVAADVYRPAAVKQLQVLGEQLGIPVFADGTGKEPVSIGLAAAESAVTGGRDVVIIDTAGRQEVNEELMAELEAMKEAIRPHEVLLVVDAMTGQAAVGVAETFNSRLGLDGVILTKLDGDTRGGAALSVRAVTGKPIKFAGLGEKLDALEPFHPDRMAERILGMGDVLTLIEKAQENFNAEQMARMQKKIRSMEFTLEDFLEQLTQVKKLGPLEQILSMIPGLGGIKKLKDIQVDEKELVYVEAIIRSMTPEERRDPERVLNGSRKRRIAKGSGTSVQEVNRLLKQFEQTKKMMKQFVDMEKALKKSGKMPKLPFFN; encoded by the coding sequence ATGGTGTTTGCCGGTCTGTCTGAAAGGCTGCAGGAAACTTTTAGAAAACTGAGGGGGAAAGGCCGCCTTACCGAAGCTGATGTCAATGAAGCGCTGCGGGAAGTGCGGATGGCCCTTCTTGAGGCCGATGTTAACTTTAAGGTGGTTAAGGATTTTATCGCCCGGATTAAAGAAAAGGCTGTAGGACAGGAACTGATTGAAAGTTTGAATCCCGCCCAGCATGTTGTTAAGGTAGTGCACGGTGAACTGGTGGCTTTAATGGGCGGGTCGAACAGCAAGATCAATATGGCTCCTAAGCCTCCTACCGTAATTATGATGGTGGGGTTGAACGGAGCCGGCAAGACCACCACCTCGGCCAAGTTGGCCAATTACCTGCGCAAGCAGGGCAGGCGGCCTCTCCTGGTGGCGGCAGACGTCTACCGCCCTGCGGCAGTAAAGCAACTGCAGGTGCTGGGCGAACAACTGGGCATACCGGTTTTTGCTGACGGTACCGGAAAGGAGCCCGTTTCAATCGGCCTGGCTGCTGCAGAAAGTGCCGTTACCGGAGGGCGGGATGTTGTCATTATCGATACTGCCGGCCGCCAGGAAGTGAACGAAGAGCTGATGGCCGAACTGGAAGCAATGAAAGAGGCCATCAGGCCTCACGAAGTGCTCCTGGTGGTGGACGCCATGACCGGCCAGGCCGCGGTTGGCGTGGCCGAAACTTTCAACAGCAGGCTGGGCCTGGACGGAGTAATTCTGACCAAGCTGGATGGCGATACCCGGGGCGGGGCCGCCCTGTCTGTCCGGGCGGTTACGGGGAAACCGATTAAATTTGCCGGCCTGGGGGAAAAACTTGATGCCCTGGAGCCTTTTCACCCCGACCGGATGGCGGAACGGATTCTGGGCATGGGCGATGTGCTCACCTTGATTGAAAAGGCCCAGGAAAACTTTAACGCCGAACAGATGGCCAGGATGCAGAAAAAAATCCGGAGCATGGAATTTACCCTGGAAGACTTTCTGGAACAGTTGACCCAGGTCAAGAAACTGGGCCCTCTCGAGCAGATTCTGAGCATGATTCCCGGGCTGGGCGGCATTAAAAAGTTAAAAGACATTCAGGTGGATGAGAAAGAGCTTGTGTATGTCGAGGCTATCATAAGATCCATGACGCCTGAAGAAAGGCGCGACCCTGAACGGGTGCTGAACGGCAGCCGGAAAAGGCGGATAGCAAAAGGGAGCGGCACCTCGGTGCAGGAAGTTAACCGGCTGTTGAAGCAGTTTGAGCAGACCAAAAAGATGATGAAGCAGTTTGTGGATATGGAAAAGGCATTAAAGAAAAGCGGCAAGATGCCGAAGCTGCCCTTCTTTAATTGA
- a CDS encoding hypothetical protein (containing partial uncharacterized conserved region in bacteria (COG2739)): MIEIEKVALMNLLYDFYGQLLTERQKNFIELYYCQNLSLGEIADEYAVTRQAVHDTLKRAEQLLCEYEKKLGLVEKFNNDREKLGVAVTLLEECERSYQDERIGKVREILQEVIGTAGK; the protein is encoded by the coding sequence TTGATCGAAATCGAAAAAGTAGCCTTGATGAACCTGCTTTATGACTTTTACGGGCAACTGTTAACCGAACGCCAGAAAAACTTTATTGAGCTTTACTACTGCCAGAACCTGTCACTTGGAGAAATTGCCGATGAATATGCAGTGACCCGCCAGGCGGTGCATGACACCTTAAAAAGGGCGGAGCAGCTTTTATGCGAATACGAGAAAAAGCTCGGCCTGGTGGAAAAGTTTAATAATGACAGGGAAAAGCTGGGTGTTGCGGTGACCCTTCTGGAAGAATGCGAGCGATCGTATCAGGATGAGAGAATTGGAAAGGTAAGGGAGATTTTGCAGGAAGTTATTGGAACGGCAGGGAAGTAG